From a single Brassica rapa cultivar Chiifu-401-42 chromosome A01, CAAS_Brap_v3.01, whole genome shotgun sequence genomic region:
- the LOC103857635 gene encoding auxin-induced protein X15: MAIRVPRVLQSSKQILRQAKLFSSSSSSSIDVPKGYLAVYIGERKMKRFVVPISYLKEPSFQNLLRRAEEEYGYDHPMGGLTIPCSEETFINLASRLN; this comes from the coding sequence ATGGCGATCAGGGTACCTCGCGTGTTACAATCATCAAAGCAGATTCTCCGTCAAGCAAAActgttctcttcttcttcctctagctCTATTGATGTTCCAAAAGGCTACTTAGCGGTTTACATAGGAGAAAGGAAGATGAAGAGATTTGTAGTTCCCATTTCGTACTTGAAGGAACCTTCATTTCAAAATCTACTAAGAAGGGCAGAGGAAGAATATGGATATGATCATCCAATGGGTGGCCTCACAATTCCTTGCAGTGAAGAAACCTTTATCAACCTTGCTTCTCGCCTCAACTGA
- the LOC103855426 gene encoding dirigent protein 15 has product MKSGIMSLIFALYLAVMVVTANSDSNYYGTTKPVHPKEEKVTRLRFYLHDILSGRNPSAVRIAHANLTGGADSAVGFGSLFAMDDPLTVGPGKGSKEIGNGRGMYVSASKDIRKFTIVMYADLAFTTGKFNGSSISVFSRNPVAEEAGEREIGIVGGRGKFRMARGFVKIKTHQIDMKTGDAVLRYDATVYHY; this is encoded by the coding sequence ATGAAAAGCGGGATAATGTCGTTAATCTTTGCGCTCTATTTAGCCGTTATGGTTGTTACAGCGAATAGCGATTCCAACTACTACGGGACGACCAAGCCGGTTCATCCGAAGGAGGAGAAAGTGACACGTCTCCGCTTCTACCTTCATGATATCCTCAGTGGCAGAAACCCCAGCGCCGTCAGAATCGCACACGCCAATCTCACCGGCGGCGCAGATTCGGCAGTAGGATTCGGAAGCCTGTTCGCGATGGACGATCCACTCACCGTGGGACCCGGGAAAGGTTCGAAGGAGATAGGAAACGGGCGTGGAATGTACGTATCCGCGAGCAAAGACATAAGAAAGTTCACGATCGTGATGTACGCGGATTTGGCGTTCACGACGGGGAAATTCAACGGAAGCTCGATAAGCGTGTTCTCCAGGAATCCGGTAGCCGAAGAggcgggagagagagagattgggaTCGTGGGAGGACGTGGTAAATTCAGAATGGCTAGAGGCTTCGTCAAAATCAAAACGCATCAGATCGACATGAAGACAGGCGATGCTGTTCTCCGTTACGATGCTACTGTTTACCATTATTAA